The Methylomonas rhizoryzae genome includes the window TGTTTAAGGCCCGGCATTTATGAATATCCTTTCGGTACCCCGGTCCGGCAAATACTGAACGACTGTGGTGCACGCGACGTACTCGGCGTTCAAGTGGGCGGGCCGTCCGGGACGTTTATATCCAATAGGGAACTCGGTCGCTGCTTGGCGTTTGAAGACCTGCCTACTGGCGGATCGTTTATCGTGTTCGATAACAGCAGGAATATCTTGCAAATCACCCAAAATTTTATCCATTTCTTCGCACACGAAAGCTGCGGTTTTTGTACGCCGTGCCGGGTGGGGACTTCGTTATTGAAGCAACAACTGGATAAAATCGTGGAGGGTCACGGTTCGGCCGGCGATGTGGCGGAGCTGGAAAGTCTGTGCCGGTTGGTCAAGCAATACAGCCATTGCGGTTTGGGACAAACTGCGGCGAATCCGATTTTGTCGACTTTGCAACGCTATCCCGACGTTTATCAAGCTCAGCTGAAGCGTATCAGTTACGAGCCGGGATTCGATTTGGACGGCGCTTTGGCTGTTGCCCGGCGCATGGCGAATCGCGACGACGCCGCGGCGCATTTGTCGCAAGTGGAGGAGTAAACCATGTCGGGCACGATAAACATCGACGGTAAGACCGTGCCGTATCGGGACGGCCAAACCATTATGGACGCGGCCATTGCGGCGGGTATCTATATTCCGCATTTATGCCATAAGCCGGGGTTTACGCCGCACGGCAGTTGTAAGCTCTGCACGGTTAAGGTGAACGGGCGCAATTGTTCCGCTTGTACGTTTCCGGCGGCGGACGGTCAAGTGGTGATCAACACTAGCGACGAGTTGCTGCAAGACAGGCGGCGAATCACGCAAATGCTGTTCGTCGAAGGCAATCATTTTTGTCCGTCCTGTGAGAAATCAGGTAATTGCCAGTTGCAGGGTGTTGCTTACCATTTGAATATGCTGGATAACCACTTCCCGCATTTTTACGCCGATCGGCGGGTGGACGCGTCGCACCCGGACATCATGATCGACCATAATCGCTGCATATTTTGTAATTTGTGCGTGCGCGCCAGCCGGGAAAAAGACCGGAAAAACGTTTTCGACATCGCCGGACGCGGGATCAATAAACGCTTGATCGTCAACTCGGTCAGCGGCACGTTGAAAGACAGCGCCATTAGCGTCGACGATTGCGCTGCTCATATTTGTCCTACCGGAGCCATTCTGATCAAGCGCAGTGCTTATCGCTTACCCATAGGTCAGCGTACTTACGACCAACGGCAAATCAGTGATGTGGCGCTTTCCGGGGAGGTGGAACATGGCCAAGATTAAAGTCGCTACCGTGTCATTGGCCGGATGTTTCGGCTGTCACATGTCGTTCCTCGATATAGACGAGCGCCTGATCGCGTTGCTTGAGGTCGCTGAGTTCGATCGTTCGCCATTGACGGACATAGAGCACTGCGGTCCTTGCGATGTTGGCCTGATAGAAGGGGGTGTTTGTAACGCGGAAAATGTGCACGTGTTGCGCGAATTTCGCAAAAATTGCAAAACGCTGGTTGCAGTTGGTGCTTGCGCAATCAACGGCGGCTTACCGGCCATGCGTAACCAGTTTGCCTTGGAGGAATGTTTGCTGGAGGCGTATCGGGACGGAATTGGCGTCGAGAATCCGCATATTCCTAACGATCCGGAACTTCCTCTGTTGCTGGACAAGGTTCATCCCATCCACGAAATCGTTAAGGTTGATTATTTTTTACCCGGTTGCCCGCCATCGGCCGACGTGTTCTGGACATTTCTGAGTGCGCTATTGGCTGGGCGCGAACCGAGTTTACCTTATGAATTAGTTCATTACGACTAATAAGGATGACAAATGTACGAACATCTCGAAACTGCCGCTAATCCGGCCGGGTTGAAGCGGGTTGCCGTGGATCCGGTGTCCCGCGTGGAAGGACACGGCAAGGTCACGCTGTTACTGGACGAGAATAATCAAGTCCGACAAGCGCGCTTGCACATCGTCGAGTTTCGCGGCTTCGAAAAATTTATCCAAGGCCGCCCGTACTGGGAGCTGCCGGTGATGGTGCAGCGTTTGTGCGGCATTTGCCCGGTCAGTCATCATCTCGCCGCCGCTAAAGCCATTGACCAGTTAGTCGGCGTAGATCCGCCGGATTTAACCCCGGCCGCCGACAAGTTGCGCCGCTTGCTGCATTTCGGCCAGGTGTTGCAATCGCACGCCTTACATTTCTTCCACCTATCCAGCCCCGATTTGTTATTCGGTTTCGAAAGCGATATTAGCAGGCGCAATATTGTTGCGGTGTTGGCGGATTATCCCGGCATCGGCATGCAAGGCGTCAAACTACGCAAATACGGTCAGGAAGTGATACGCATGGTATCCGGTAAAAGGGTGCACGGAACCGGAGCGATTGCCGGCGGAATGAATAAGGCGCTCGACAAAGACGAGCGGGATTACCTGTTACAAGACATCGAACAAGTGATCGTTTGGGCGCAGGAGGCGGTAGGCTTGATCAAAAAGGTGCATACGTCCAACCAGGCTTTTTACGATACTTTCGCTACCGTTCCCAGCAGCTACTTGGGCCTTATTAAACCGAATGGTGCTTTAGAGTTATACCACGGCGGTATTCGCGCAAAAAATGCCGATGGAGAAATCTTGGTCGACCATTTCGATTATTGCCGATATTACGACTTGATACGGGAAGAAGTAAGGTCATGGAGTTATATGAAGTTCCCGTATCTGACTTCAATCGGCAAGGAGCAAGGCTGGTATAGGGTCGGTCCGCTGGCGCGGCTGAACAACTGCGATTACATCGATACGCCATTGGCCGAGTCTGCCCGAGTGGACTTCAAGCTGCACGGCGGCGCGATGATGGTGCATAGTACGTTGGCTTTTCATTGGGCGCGCTTGATCGAGTTGTTGCATTGTGCGGAAAGTATTCGGGATTTATTGCACGATGCGGCTGTGTTAAGTCGGGATCTCATCGTTAAGGGCGAAAAGCGCTACGAGGGCATCGGGGTGATAGAAGCGCCGCGAGGTACTTTGTTTCATCATTATCAAGTCGACGAAAACGATATTGTCACTAAGGCCAATCTGATCGTGTCGACCACGAGCAACAACATGGGGATGAACGAATCGATACGGCAAGTCGCGGCGGAGTATCTGTCCGGCCGCGAGTTGACCGAGCCTTTATTGAATAACTTGGAAGTAGCTATCCGCGCCTACGATCCATGTTTGTCTTGCGCTACCCATGCTATCGGCAAAATGCCTTTGCAACTGGAATTGGTCGATTCGGCAGGCCGTTTGCTGGACCGCTTGACGCGGGATAGCGACGGCGGTTTTGTACGCTGAGTACCGATGGTTGCGCCGGTTTTGATTTTCGGCTACGGCAATCCCAGTCGTGGCGACGATGCGCTGGGGCCAAAGGTAATCGAATATTTGCAGTCGCGATATAGCCCGCAGGACGTTGAGCTGTTAACGGATTTTCAGTTGCAGATTGAGCATGTTCTGGATCTAAGCGGACGTCGGACGGTGTTGTTTGTGGATGCTGCGGTTATCGGCGATGGACCTTACGCTTTATCGTTGCTTCAACCTGAACGGGATAACAGTTATAGCAGTCATGCTATGAGTCCGTCGGCATTACTCGCTGTATATCAAGCGGTTATGGGGCAAAATCCACCCTGCAGTTATATGTTGAGTATACGTGCGCGTTCCTTTCAATTGGGAAGCGGACTCAGCCATGCGGCTGCCGAACATTTGATCCAGGCTTGCGGGTTTGTCGATGCGTGGATTACCCAGCTTTTTCGTGAAAACATAACGGCAAATTGAGCGGGTGGAAAGCCATTTTGCCCGCTTTAACCTGAATCTTTGCCGAATGGCCAGAGTTCAGTACCGCCGTCAAATGATGCGATTGAGGTTTAGCCGCATGGACCTTTCCCCTTAAGATCGAATCTTTTTCTTTGACATATCGACTCACAGCTCCCAAAATTCAAGGTCCGCCATCAGACGAAATGCGACTGCCGGGGAAATTCGTCTATCAAGCGTTTCGAGATTATGATTGCTAGGTGCTTGGTATCCTAATAGAGCATTCGCTATCTAAGCGTTTTTTTTTGTTAGAATTTTAATAAGCACACTACAACACCAGCACAACACACTTATGAACAAAAAAAAAATTATCCTGTTTGTCGCTTGTTTAGCAGGCCTTTTAGCCTTGCAAATAAAGTTTTTATTACCGTGGATGTACGATATCGCCGCATCGGATTTGTTTTTAGTCGAGTCTAAAGATACAGCAAACCCTATGCCTATTTCCAACGACATGACGAATCTGGCGTTTTTGCAATGTAATCGATATGTCAGCAATCAAATCGGTTCAGAGGGTAGCGCTCAGTTTGCCAGTCAACCGGCAAATGCCTGGAGTTTGGGAAACTACGAATACATCGTTAACGCGGAAGTGGAAGTGACTTTGAAAGATGTACCGACTAATTTATACCACTATGTCTGCAGGATTCAGTACACTGAGGGTGACGATTTGTCCGGCGTGAACAATGGCGACAATTGGTCGGTAGTCGGAATAACAGGATTGCCGGACCTTTAAGCGAAAAGATTCCGTTTGGGAGTTTTCTTAGATTCCCGCACAGGCTCGCTCGCAGCCTGTGCATAACATAGAGCCGGATTTTTTTAGAGAGAAGATTCGGCTTTTCAGTGAGCCCGGAGGGTGGCGGCAGTCATCCTTGGTTAGGCAGTCCATGTTTGCCTTAAGTAGGTAACCTATTTTAGGTAAGCCGCTCGTGTTGTTGATGCTTCGAATTTGATATACATTCGGATCAATCATCCTCTTCAACTTGCCGGCTAGGTCAAGAAAATCAGATGTTGCGTCACTTTAAGCAATACAATGAATAGCATTTTTTTGCCGTCGCTTCTCCGTCTCGAAATCAACCGCTATGCTTATGCGATGGCTGCCGTCTTGCAGCCTTGATTAGCCTGACCCGGTTCGCGATGCGGTTTCGGAAAATTTAATCCAGTTTGTACCCACCTTGAAGAACAGCTCTCTAGATACAAATTGCCAGCTTGCCGACGCTTTGGGCATCGGGGAAGACGAAATCACTCGGCGCATGTCCTTTTTAGAGTTTGCGGATGAGGATAGACGGATGCTGGCCCAAGCGAAGGATTTGCTGCAACCTCTGCAGGTTGAAATTGCCGAGGCATTTTACGAATTTATCCTGTCTTTTCCGGAACTAAAAAATATAGTCGACGCTAGCGGTACCGGCATTGAAGAGCTCAAACGCATCCAAGGGGACTATTTCACCTCTCTGCTTGATGGAAATTACGACCTAAATTACTTTTGCGATCGCCTCAACGTTGGTTTGGCGCACGAACGTATCGGTTTGGATATTAAATGGTACGTCGGCGCTTACCGGAAATACTTGTCGGAAGTTTACGACCGGCTCCACGGCCAGCTGTCCGGTGACATCGAGTTGTTACACCGAATGTTTGCAGCATTGGGCAAAGTCGTGTTGTTGGACGCGGGACTTGCCATAGACGCCTATAACTTTTCCAACAAGCAGGCAGTTTTGGCGCTGGATAAGCGCTTGCACGAATTGATCCAAGGCATAGACGGCTTTGTTTGGGAATACGATGTCGCGTTGTGCCGTTTTCGCTATGTAAGCAACAAAGTAGAGAAACTGCTCGGATACGCGCAGCAACAGTGGTTAGAAGACTCGGGTTTGCGTCAGCGCATCGTTCATCCGGATAATCAGCGCGATACGGCTGAAGCGTTTACCAAAGCGTGTCAGGAAGGCGGAAATTTTGCGATTGAATATCGGGTTTTTACGCTAACCGGCAGCACGGTGTGGGTAAGCGAACGGGTGAGTGCCGAAAAAAATGCGCTAGGCCACGTCACTTTGCTGAGAGGCTTGATGTTGGATGTGACTGAGCGTAAACGTAACGAGGAGCAGTTAGCGTATTTGGTGACCTATGACGAACTAACCGGTTTGCCCAATCGCAGTTTGTTTGTCAGCCATTTAAAAATCGCATTGGCCGAAGCTACACGAAACGGCCGAAGATTGGCCATCTTATTCTTGGACCTGGATGGTTTTAAAGATATTAACGATAGTTTAGGGCATGAGGCTGGCGATCAGTTGATTAAAGGCATAGCAAAAACTCTGAGCGACCGTTGCTTGCGTAAAGATGACTTTATTGCTCGGTTCGGTGGCGACGAGTTTTGTGTGATTTTGGAAGATAAGCAAGACTATTTTAGACCGGAGACTGTCGCCGAGCGTTGTTTAACTCAGTTGGCTAAGCCTATTTTGATCGAAAGCAATTGCATTTATCCACGGGCGAGCATAGGCATTACTCTATTTCCCGACGATGCCGAAACGCCGGAAGCATTGCTGCAGTGCGCGGATAGCGCAATGTACGCTGCCAAGACCGCGGGTAAACATCGGTATACCTTCTACAACCCGAAAATGACGCGCTTGGCGGAGCAGCGGTTGAGTTTGGAAAACGATTTAAGAAAAGCGGTGGAATTAGGGAGTTTTGTTTTGCATTATCAGCCTCAGATTGCGTTGCTTGATGGCAGAATGGTTGCCGTAGAGGCGTTGATTCGTTGGATCGATCCGGAAAGGGGGATGGTATCGCCGGACGAGTTTATTCCGGTTGCGGAGCGTATAGGCTTGATCACGCCGATAGGAGAGTGGGTGTTAAGCACTGCCTGCAAGCAATTCATGGTTTGGCGGCAGGCAGGTGTCGAGCTGGATTACATCGCCGTGAACATTTCAGCTATGCACTTCGAATCGAAGTCTCTGCCGGCAACAATCGATAAAGTCATGCGCGAAACCGCCATACCTGCTTCTGCACTGGAGTTGGAAATCACCGAAAGCGTGTTGCAAACGAATGTGGATTGTTCGGATTGTTTTAAGGAGTTGCAGACCTTGGGAATTAAAATCGCCATTGACGACTTTGGCACCGGTTATTCCTGTTTGAATTCGTTGACTCAATTGCCGCTCGATTGTTTGAAAATCGATAAATCGTTTATCCGCGATGTTTTAAACAATACCAATGATGCGGCGATTGTAGCCACAATATTAGCGATGAGTAGAATTATGAAGTTTAAGGTTGTTGCAGAGGGAGTGGAAACCCTGGAGCAACTGCATTATTTGCATGCCGTAGGCTGCGACTTGGCGCAAGGCTATTATTTTAGCAAGCCGGTACCTGCGGAGCGGATTTCCGAATTGGCGGTATCCGGTTTTTTACCGCTATAGTGAATTTTTTACGGTAATAATGGATTGCTAGCGTGGCTGCCAAATCTAAGTTAGAGCAAATTTTGTTATCCAATCGTCCCGCCCCGATTTTGCCTACCGGTTTGAATCGCCTGTTACAAGCCTTTGAAGCGCATTCGCTCACACCCAAGGATTTGGTCGAAGTCATTTCGGAATATCCTGCTATCGCTGCGCGGCTGCTGTTTGTTGCAAATTCGGCGTGGGCTCCGCCTTCGGTGCCTATAGAAAGTTTGGAAGCAGCTTGTATTCGCTTAGGAGTAACTTTAGTTCGTAGCGTAAGCATTTCGTTGTGCATCACGGCTTCATTCGATGTGATTAGCCGTTGCCCGGCGTTCGAGCCGGAACGGTTTTGGTGTACCGCGTTGATGGCTGCCGAGGCTTCTGCTTTATTGGCGGACATGTGTGTCGGAATTGATGTTCCTGATAACGCCACGATGTATACGGCTGGATTGCTGCATAATTTAGGTTTGTTGTGGTTAGCGGGAAATTGGTCCGAAGAAACTTCGAGGGCGTTGCAGCTCAAATCTGAACGGGATGACATTTCGGTAAGAGCCGCCTTGCGCGAAGTCGTTGGCATCGATTATTGCGAAGCGGGTGGCGTGCTCGGCAGGGCGTGGAAGTTGCCTCAGGTGCTGGTGTCCGCAATCGAGTATCACAGTGCCGAGGATTATCCCAATTGTGCGGAACCGAGTGCTGTATTGGTCGGCTATGCGTTAGAGCTTATGGATGCTTTGAATTCGGAGAGCGAACAAAGCCCGTCTTTGCGGGAGCGGGGCGGGATAGCGCTCGATCATCAGCGTTTAGACGAGGTGTTGCAACGTCTGCGCGAGAAACGCCAAGAAATCTCGAGATTGTCTAGCGTTATATTTTCCTGAGGATTATCGGTAAGCATAAAGTCACGACTGTTAACTGCTTACATTTCATGCCATTGTTGATTAGGCGCGACCAATTTCTTGGATCCTTTTAGGAAAACGGTTGCACGCACTCACTTAAAAAGAGGGGCGGATTAAATAATGGTAAAATAAGCGATCTTTTTCTTCGCCGTGTATTTTTATGACAGACATAGCCGCACTTTATCAATCAGATTTGCCAAATCTAAGGTTGCTAGGACGTGGAAAAGTGCGGGATATGTATGAAGTCGACGAGAAGCATCTTTTGATCGTCACCACGGATAGGATGTCTGCGTTCGATGTGGTATTGCCAAATCCGATTCCCGGTAAAGGGCTTGTTCTAACTCGACTAGCCAATTTTTGGTTCGACAAAACTAAACATATCATTGCGAATCACATCGCGGACGATCTGAGCTTGGAACAGGCGGTTTCCGATCCTGAGCTGCGCCGGCAAATCGAAGGGCGGGCTATTGTGGTTAAACGCCTTAAACCTCTGCCGGTAGAAGCTATTGTGCGAGGTTATTTAATTGGTTCAGGTTGGAAAGA containing:
- a CDS encoding 2Fe-2S iron-sulfur cluster-binding protein, producing the protein MSGTINIDGKTVPYRDGQTIMDAAIAAGIYIPHLCHKPGFTPHGSCKLCTVKVNGRNCSACTFPAADGQVVINTSDELLQDRRRITQMLFVEGNHFCPSCEKSGNCQLQGVAYHLNMLDNHFPHFYADRRVDASHPDIMIDHNRCIFCNLCVRASREKDRKNVFDIAGRGINKRLIVNSVSGTLKDSAISVDDCAAHICPTGAILIKRSAYRLPIGQRTYDQRQISDVALSGEVEHGQD
- a CDS encoding NADH-quinone oxidoreductase subunit B family protein, whose product is MAKIKVATVSLAGCFGCHMSFLDIDERLIALLEVAEFDRSPLTDIEHCGPCDVGLIEGGVCNAENVHVLREFRKNCKTLVAVGACAINGGLPAMRNQFALEECLLEAYRDGIGVENPHIPNDPELPLLLDKVHPIHEIVKVDYFLPGCPPSADVFWTFLSALLAGREPSLPYELVHYD
- a CDS encoding Ni/Fe hydrogenase subunit alpha, which translates into the protein MYEHLETAANPAGLKRVAVDPVSRVEGHGKVTLLLDENNQVRQARLHIVEFRGFEKFIQGRPYWELPVMVQRLCGICPVSHHLAAAKAIDQLVGVDPPDLTPAADKLRRLLHFGQVLQSHALHFFHLSSPDLLFGFESDISRRNIVAVLADYPGIGMQGVKLRKYGQEVIRMVSGKRVHGTGAIAGGMNKALDKDERDYLLQDIEQVIVWAQEAVGLIKKVHTSNQAFYDTFATVPSSYLGLIKPNGALELYHGGIRAKNADGEILVDHFDYCRYYDLIREEVRSWSYMKFPYLTSIGKEQGWYRVGPLARLNNCDYIDTPLAESARVDFKLHGGAMMVHSTLAFHWARLIELLHCAESIRDLLHDAAVLSRDLIVKGEKRYEGIGVIEAPRGTLFHHYQVDENDIVTKANLIVSTTSNNMGMNESIRQVAAEYLSGRELTEPLLNNLEVAIRAYDPCLSCATHAIGKMPLQLELVDSAGRLLDRLTRDSDGGFVR
- a CDS encoding hydrogenase maturation protease gives rise to the protein MVAPVLIFGYGNPSRGDDALGPKVIEYLQSRYSPQDVELLTDFQLQIEHVLDLSGRRTVLFVDAAVIGDGPYALSLLQPERDNSYSSHAMSPSALLAVYQAVMGQNPPCSYMLSIRARSFQLGSGLSHAAAEHLIQACGFVDAWITQLFRENITAN
- a CDS encoding EAL domain-containing protein, whose translation is MGIGEDEITRRMSFLEFADEDRRMLAQAKDLLQPLQVEIAEAFYEFILSFPELKNIVDASGTGIEELKRIQGDYFTSLLDGNYDLNYFCDRLNVGLAHERIGLDIKWYVGAYRKYLSEVYDRLHGQLSGDIELLHRMFAALGKVVLLDAGLAIDAYNFSNKQAVLALDKRLHELIQGIDGFVWEYDVALCRFRYVSNKVEKLLGYAQQQWLEDSGLRQRIVHPDNQRDTAEAFTKACQEGGNFAIEYRVFTLTGSTVWVSERVSAEKNALGHVTLLRGLMLDVTERKRNEEQLAYLVTYDELTGLPNRSLFVSHLKIALAEATRNGRRLAILFLDLDGFKDINDSLGHEAGDQLIKGIAKTLSDRCLRKDDFIARFGGDEFCVILEDKQDYFRPETVAERCLTQLAKPILIESNCIYPRASIGITLFPDDAETPEALLQCADSAMYAAKTAGKHRYTFYNPKMTRLAEQRLSLENDLRKAVELGSFVLHYQPQIALLDGRMVAVEALIRWIDPERGMVSPDEFIPVAERIGLITPIGEWVLSTACKQFMVWRQAGVELDYIAVNISAMHFESKSLPATIDKVMRETAIPASALELEITESVLQTNVDCSDCFKELQTLGIKIAIDDFGTGYSCLNSLTQLPLDCLKIDKSFIRDVLNNTNDAAIVATILAMSRIMKFKVVAEGVETLEQLHYLHAVGCDLAQGYYFSKPVPAERISELAVSGFLPL
- a CDS encoding HDOD domain-containing protein, with the protein product MAAKSKLEQILLSNRPAPILPTGLNRLLQAFEAHSLTPKDLVEVISEYPAIAARLLFVANSAWAPPSVPIESLEAACIRLGVTLVRSVSISLCITASFDVISRCPAFEPERFWCTALMAAEASALLADMCVGIDVPDNATMYTAGLLHNLGLLWLAGNWSEETSRALQLKSERDDISVRAALREVVGIDYCEAGGVLGRAWKLPQVLVSAIEYHSAEDYPNCAEPSAVLVGYALELMDALNSESEQSPSLRERGGIALDHQRLDEVLQRLREKRQEISRLSSVIFS